The genomic region AATGGCGTCGACTAGTTTATCCTCGTCCACCTTTTCCTCGACCGCTACATCTTGAGGATCTTGCTCCTCGAGTTTTTCCGCAATATCTTCATCTCCTTTAACTTCAAATACGCGCTCAGCAACACCATCAAATCCAGGATCAGCGAAAAGTTTTGTAACACCTTGAAAATCCATGATGGTAAACCACATCTTGCCCTTATCTTCTCGGACACGAGTTCCGCGACCAATAATCTGCTTAAACTCAGTCATGCTCTCAATTGGCTTGTCGAGCACAATTAATTTACAGGTTTGTGCATCAACTCCAGTTGAGAGTAGTTGAGAAGTAGTGACGATAGTTGGGAACTTTTCTTCTGGATCAATGAAACGGTCAAGTTGGTTTTTGCCTTCCTCGTCGTCACCCGTAATTCTCATGACGTAGCGAATATCCTCTCGGGCTCGTTCGCCAGCCGCGTTCACTAAAGCTGACCGCATACGCTCAGCGTGTGCCGTGGTACGACAAAAAACGATTGATTTTGCGTAAGGGTCTTCAACCGCGGAAAGGTACTCAATAATCTTTTCCGCTATCACCTTTTCGCGCTTCGGAAAAATGACGGACTTATTTATGTCACGCAACTCGTAGATTCTATCGTCTACAAGGTTACCGTTATCGTCCAATGTCCCGGGCGCTGGACGCCAGCCCGTAATATCATTATCGAGTAACACTCTTAACACTTTGTAGGGTGCCAAAAAACCATCGTCTATCCCTTGCTTTAAAGAGTATGTGTAAATGGAGTCGCCAAAATAATGTGTGGTACTCGTATCACTTGTCTCTTTTGGTGTCGCAGTAAGGCCAAGGTGCGAGGCTTCAGTAAAGTGATCGAGGATTTCGTGCCACTGACTATTTTCTGAAGCGCTACCACGATGACATTCGTCAACAACAATGAGGTCAAAGAAATCTTTAGGAAGTTTTTTAAATAGTTTCTCTTCTTCGGTGGTGCCGCTCATTGCTTGATAGAGACCCAAGAAAACCTCATGTGCCATGAGCGACCCAAGATCGTTGAAGTTCTGTCGAGAAATCTTAGTGAGTGCATCTCCAAAATGCTTAAGATCATTCACCCGGGCCTGGTCCACTAAAATATTTCTATCAGCAAGAAAAAGAATACGCTTGGCGCTGCCGGACTTCCAGAGACGCCACATGATTTGACCAGCTGTGTATGTTTTTCCAGTTCCCGTGGCCATTACCAATAAAAGACGTTTTTCACCTCGCGCGATTGCTTCGACAGTGCGGTCTATTGCGATTCTCTGGAAATAGCGTGGGGATTTATTTGGATCATCAGAATAAAGTGGGGTTTCGATTACATTACGGACGGCTGACACTTCACCTTTCCACTTAATATAGCGCTGGTAGAGTTCATCAGGGGTAGGAAAATTTTCGGGGGTAAGTGTAGTCTCAATCGTTGTTGTAACCCCAGTTCGATCATGAAAAAGAAATCCCTGCCCATTTGTCGAAAAAACAAAAGGAACGTCAAGTGCTTCGGCATAAGCAAGTGCCTGCTGCATACCGGTGCCAAGATCTTTATGCGCGGATTTTGCTTCAATAAGTGCGAGTGGGAAGTTCGGGCGATATTCAAGTAGAAAATCCACCTTCTTCCTTTCGCCACGCTTTGCAACACGGCCGCTCACATGAATGCGACCCATAGTGTATGGGTACTCTTCCCGAATCTGGTGATCCGCCCACCCAGCATTAACTATTGCTGGTCTTATGTGACGATTTCGTGTTTCTTCTTCATTCATATTTGGATAGTATATCGCGAACGGCCCATTAACAAAAACGGCCCGTGTGGGCCATTTTTTTGTCTACTAGCTATAAAATCCAATTGGAGGCAGACGGGTCCATATGGACAAAATTTACTTGGTTGGGGGGGTGGGATTTGAACCCACGACCTCGAGGTTATGGGCCTCGCGAGCTGCCAGACTGCTCTACCCCCCGACAGTGTTAAATATTGTCGCTTTTCAGCGAGTTTCAAGTATACGAGTGGGTGGGGGTGCAGTCAAGGAGGATTAATTATGTCTTTTCCTCTTCTTCTGCAAACTGAGGGCAAAACTGTGCACTACCACTTT from Patescibacteria group bacterium harbors:
- a CDS encoding DEAD/DEAH box helicase family protein is translated as MYYPNMNEEETRNRHIRPAIVNAGWADHQIREEYPYTMGRIHVSGRVAKRGERKKVDFLLEYRPNFPLALIEAKSAHKDLGTGMQQALAYAEALDVPFVFSTNGQGFLFHDRTGVTTTIETTLTPENFPTPDELYQRYIKWKGEVSAVRNVIETPLYSDDPNKSPRYFQRIAIDRTVEAIARGEKRLLLVMATGTGKTYTAGQIMWRLWKSGSAKRILFLADRNILVDQARVNDLKHFGDALTKISRQNFNDLGSLMAHEVFLGLYQAMSGTTEEEKLFKKLPKDFFDLIVVDECHRGSASENSQWHEILDHFTEASHLGLTATPKETSDTSTTHYFGDSIYTYSLKQGIDDGFLAPYKVLRVLLDNDITGWRPAPGTLDDNGNLVDDRIYELRDINKSVIFPKREKVIAEKIIEYLSAVEDPYAKSIVFCRTTAHAERMRSALVNAAGERAREDIRYVMRITGDDEEGKNQLDRFIDPEEKFPTIVTTSQLLSTGVDAQTCKLIVLDKPIESMTEFKQIIGRGTRVREDKGKMWFTIMDFQGVTKLFADPGFDGVAERVFEVKGDEDIAEKLEEQDPQDVAVEEKVDEDKLVDAIISQGQGLTIIDRPPVFKLSGVPYAVVKEQVQYLGPDGKLLTHSLKDFTRKNILTHYPTLDSFFTAWQSAERRQAIVDEIDESGIPLEELQKQVGAEFDLFDLIMHVAYDKKMMKKNERIEAVRRSNYLDKYSGKAREVIEALLAKYTDVTLKDIESVRILTLEPLRSIGTDYEIVSFFGGKDGYFKMVDELLDVVYAQ